One window of the Hemiscyllium ocellatum isolate sHemOce1 chromosome 11, sHemOce1.pat.X.cur, whole genome shotgun sequence genome contains the following:
- the zgc:92907 gene encoding UDP-N-acetylglucosamine transferase subunit ALG13 homolog: MDSVFVTVGTTSFDELIREVSSGKMTQILQDLGYRKLILQIGRGSVEPKPIVRTNFTLEVYRFKDSIADDIKNATLVISHAGAGTCLETLEAGKLLVVVINEELMNNHQLELAKQLHSDGHLLYCTCSTLSETLQKLDSTSLKPFPPGHPERFSAFLDKVLGFE, translated from the exons ATGGACTCGGTGTTTGTGACGGTCGGGACGACAAGCTTCGATGAGCTGATCCGAGAAGTATCTTCGGGAAAGATGACACAA ATTCTACAAGATTTGGGCTACAGGAAACTGATTCTTCAGATTGGCCGTGGCAGTGTTGAACCAAAGCCTATTGTTAGAACAAATTTCACTCTTGAAGTTTATAGGTTCAAGGATTCAATAGCAGATGATATTAAAAATGCCACACTTGTTATCAGTCATGCTG GTGCCGGAACTTGTCTGGAGACCCTTGAAGCAGGAAAATTACTCGTAGTTGTCATTAATGAAGAGTTGATGAACAACCACCAGTTGGAACTAGCCAAACAGCTGCATAGTGATGGGCATCTCCTCTACTGCACTTGCAG CACACTGTCTGAAACATTACAGAAATTGGATTCAACATCCCTGAAACCATTTCCGCCAGGACACCCAGaaagattttcagcatttttggATAAAGTCCTGGGATTCGAATGA